CTGTGAGAACTGAAGGCAACTGATAAGTAAAGGATTGTCTTAACTCATTTTCACCTTCACTTACATTTCCCCCACCAAATACCCCCCATTCAAATAATCACACCTACTATGGTCAGAGGACACATCACACTTTCGTGGAATATGAGTGTGTAAGCATTGTGAAGGATAGGGCACAATCATAGCATGTGAAGACCTCTTCCCCAGCCCCCCAATTCTATATAttaattttcaaaaatgttcaatAATGACAGGTAGCAAAATCACTCTTTCTTGTTTGAATTTTGTAAGGGAAAAGTCTGATGACATTAACCCTATTCCAAATGCCCCGAAGCTATACCTTCACATCATTGTTTTTAAATTTGCATGTGCATGCCAGTCACCGTGTTTTGAAAAAGCATAGAGCTCTGTATGTATTGGAAGTTATGGCACAATGGTGTAGCAAGGCAACTACCTACACTGTTATGAGGGACATTAAAAAGAACATCAAATTAAAAAGAACATAAACTAATCACCAACCATATGCCTACCTAATGCGTCTGAGTGGACAGTGTGACAACTTTAGAGGCCTTTTTTATgactctgtatgtatgtatgttgacACGTGTAGTTATTGCAGATTGGCTCTGCAGGGCTGATACAGTGCGCCCTTGTTAACTCTGGCCTCAGGTTTTTGCTGATGGGGGTGGTTTGGTTTGTCATAGCTCTCTGCAGTAACAAAAGCTCGGCTATTATAGTGTGTTTACTCCAGAGCAGCAGCCACTGGCCTATCCCCCATAAAAttacagccatgtgtgtgtgctgaatgtgtgtgtgtgtgtgtgtgtgtgtgtgtgtgtgtgtgtgtgtgtcagtgtgtgtggagtgatccCCTCACTCCCCCCACACTGCTTTGTCTGTTGTTGCTTCTCTTGCATTCTTGAACATAAAATTGTAGAattgtacatttctttttttcaattaACAAAACTTCTGTCAGTGCACTTACACTGTTGCAATCTGATGTCtctaataaatatttttttactaTGTTTTCTTAACTTTTAACTTAAACAATGTGAGAAATGTTGGGTAGTTCCGCCTGAATGGAAAACCAACAGCAAGCATCCTCTTTTTGTGCTAAACATGGAGATAGTTATCAACACCTACACATTAGTGCCACACATTGTTCTGTGGCTGGCAACACAGATGCAAAATAGTTTCTGACTTTTGTTTGTGAGATACTACTGAGTATATTTTCCCTccgcccctcccccacctcctacTCAATGGTGTGAGACAAACAAGCAGCCATCTTGTTATCTTTAAAGACTCACATTTCTCTCTAAGAGGCCTAAGCAATGTGTGTTTCCTGTGTCAGACCCATCTACCTTCATATCGTCACCCACGTGTGAATGCCACTTCAACGGGCTACGGAGAGTGCACGTCACTGCGTTCTGACTTACTATAGCCTACACTGCTCAATACGCACAGGTTGCTTTATACTTCCCACAAGAGATATATATTTTCAGAAGATATCACAAATGAAATGAGTTATTTATAGCCTGCCCAGTGCTGTGATATTTAAGATGTAAGTGCTGTTCCTCCAAAAAGCATAGATCAATTTCAATTGATATTGAGTTGCAATATGTCATAACACAGAGTTATTCAACTCCACAGGAATAGGTCAAAAAACTCCCCCCACAGTGGCCTTTTACAGGCATTGTGTGTGATTGCCAGCCAAGCATTATTGAAAGCCATactttttgtgatgtaaaatCCCTCAGAGTTCACAACAATTGGCAGATCATTCATCGCTGGCTGTGAAgccatacagggagagagagagagagagagagagagagagagagagagagagatagagagagagagagagagagagagagagagagagagagagagagagagagagagagagagagagagagagagagagagagcaaattgtGTGAaatagaggaaggggaggagaggatgggtgggtggggggggggttgttggccAGCCCTGAACAAAAAACAATGCAATGATCCAAATGTCACCATTATCCCCCTGTAATGATTCTCAGTGGCAGAAGTCACTTCTGTGAGTTCTCTAAACATGTTGAAGGACAtgttggggggttgggtgggggtgggggtgcttcaGACAACAGCTTTCAGAGAGCAGCCATTCCCAAACCTTTATAATACAAGGACATGCTTTGAAATGAGAAATCACAACTCAATACATAAGACTACTATGGGCATCGTTTTTTTCCCAAACAGGAGGAGATTCCTGTCATATCAACCTAAGATGATAGTCGAATTATGCACAGTTAGTAAATTTTACTACATTTCCTTGCTTTTCCAACCATGTCACATACATTTCACACAATACAGTATTTGAAATCACACAGAGAAAAATTAGGATAATTTTTTTGGACCTgtcaaggcccaccagtgggcccaggcccacagtttgggaatcactgctctagaaaaTACAACACAGGCTGTGCCACCCTGACtgtgaagggaggggaggataAAGCTCTCAGACTCGTTTCCTGAGGTTCTGCTTTTTCTCAACACCACTGTCCACTGTCCACCGACATCAATCACGGCGCGTAAACTGTCGCCGTTTGCCTTTGTACACGCATAATGGTGATATTTATAGGCCTGAAAGGCGGGAGGAAGTGTTTTAGCGCCAACCAAAAATGACATTTAAGGAGAGCAAGGGAAAAAAAGTGAGTTCAGGGGCTGCCAAAAATATCAGCTTACACCTGAAGCACAATGCTCAGGTTCAGGCAGGCTCCTACCCAACATAGCAGCAGAGTGTATGGTGGTATCACGGCCAGCGCACTGTGATACTAAAAGCGTGGTGGTGAATTGGAAAGCAAAGCTAAAAAAGCTGATTGTTATACAtaaactctctctcgctctccctctctctctctctctctctctctctctctctctctctctctctctctctctctctctctctctctctctctctctctctctctctctcaaccacttTTCTCTCCACTCTCAGAAGAACAAGTTTCTTATGTGGAGGACAACTTCTACAATCAATCAATATTCATCAGTGCATCTGAGTGCTTCCATCAGTCAACCCAGTAGTGCACAGTCCATTTCCTCCGCTGTTTCGTTTCGCCTGCTTGCTTCTATAGCTGTCCTCCGCCTGCCtgcgatgatgacgatgatgatgaggtCTATGCATGTCGTGTAATAGGCTTAAAAAGCATTTCATTACAAACAATGAATGCCAATCCATGCCACATGTCACGACAACACTGGGCCTCACTGTTTTTCTCTCCCACTTCCCTTTGCTGATAAAGCTGTTTACAGGAACGAGAGACTGGTGCTCTTTTTTTTGTCGGCAACGGAATCAACAAATGATCGGAGGGGCCATTTATTCAAATCAATATTATTGCCCCCATTTCGCTCAATGTATTTGTGTTTTTAACTCTGCAATGCAATGAGTCAGATGACTGTTTTGATATTTTTCGCTTCTCGCTCCTCAGAAAATTTTTGAATTGTTCCAGGATGTTGAGAGTGTTTGTAACAAATCATTCCCCAAACAtgtaaggaacacacacacacatttttgaatgcccacacacagagagacagacacagactcagagagagagagagagagagaggatagacatATGATTTATTCTAATCATCACAGTCTTCTAGACGTGACCTTTAATGGTGATGCCAACATCCTGTTGGCGTGGTGGGCATGCGTGCCGTGCTGTCAGCTGTGTTGATGGGCAGGAGGCACGCTATGCTATCCGGCTCTACAGAAAGCCAGAAGGTAGTGCTGTGCATGTTCCTGAACGAACCGATTCTTTTGAATGACCCGATTCTTTTGAATGACCCGATTCGTTTGAACGACCTGATTTGTTTGAGCAACCCGATTCGTTTGAACAGCTCCTTGCTGTGAATGATTGGAACCAAGTTGCAGCTGAGCAGCCACATTTCCATAACTACTCCAATTTAGAAAAAAATGAGTGTGTCTGTCTCACAGAGAAGCAGGGATGGTCTGTAGAAGCCGGAGGAGGACAGTCAGTTATTTGGGAAAAATTAGGTGGATTCTTAAATGGTATCTAATGAACACTGAATAAGTAGCCTATTGAAAATTATTAAGTATAAGCCAGTTTTTTTGAGCGGATGTTTGAAAACAGCTAGCCATGATCACCAGCACCCACACCCCCCACGCCACCTGGACAGATTAACACCACTGAGGCTGTCACGCTCCTCTATGCTGTTAGTCAAACACCATACAACAAAACTTAAGTCGCAATATTATGCCTTATGCCCAAAGGTGATGGAGGTATACAGTTCTCGGGTCCTCAGCCCTGTCTGTCCGTTGATTCGTCCATCACAAGTTTTGTTTACACTGTAATGTTTGAATGGTGGACATATAATAACCACATTTTTGTGTTATGATACTCCCCTTTGGACACCTCCGTTTACAACATAGTCAACTTCAACTTTGAAGATGGCCACAGGGGCAGGAGCAACTTTGGTGTTAGCCCTGAGTTCCACCTGAGTTTCACTTTTCATTATTTCAAATCAAGCCCCGAGTAAATGTCCTCGCATTACCCACCAGGTTGGAAGCTGGATTGTCTTTCATTCGAAGTGTAAAGAGAATGGTACATGTCTCCAAACCTACATAATGTTATTGTATCACATGGAGTGTGACAATGCAAAAAATTAAGAACTAAGAGGCACTGCAATGATTTTCGGAAAAATTATTTAAAGTTTGAAGTGTTAAAAGCTTCTTGTAAACAACGCACACTGCCACCTCATTTTCATTGCTGTATATGAAATATAAACGTAACTAAACTTAAACTTAACTTTAAATTAGAATTAACTTAAAAGCATATATACAGTGATTAAAGAGTTGTTCTCCATAAACACATGCATTCATACACATTGTCTACAAACATGCTATGATTTTCACTCAAAGATATTCAGAGTTTGTATGTTTGAAACTAAAACTATTTGAGAACTTGCTACTGCAACATGAAACAGTTCCAAATGATCAACTTTAGTTGCTGTTCTCAACTCAGCGGTATAGAGTATACCCTGGACAAAGTGGACCAGCAAAGGAACTATGACTGTTTGCCGAGAGTGCTTTCCACCTCCAGTGCCGTtcacaacacaccaccacatagacagcagcacagcacagttccAGCACATCTGTGGAGGTTTGATAGTCCATAATATCCTAATGAAACAGATCCTGTGTTTGGGTCGTAGGGCAAGAAAGGGGGGATGTCGTGGTGATGTGAAATATCTCAGCTGGCACACACTGCCTGCCTCCCTTTCATCTTTTACTGGGGGCTGAGCAACACATGTTCAATTTACAAGTGCACTCCAAGTGTTGCACTGTTATTGTTCAGGAGCCCCATGGTCCTCCTGGCTGCCTGGACGTCCAACGTCAGATGTCTTTGGTGTTTGCAACCCGGTACAATAAACAGGGCTTTTGTGTTTGCACCCAAACATCTTATTTTTCTAGTCCAGACGTTGtggacagaatagaatagaatagaatagaatagaatagaatagaatagaatagaatagaatagaatagaatagatctaGGATAGCAGGGATCTAGGATTTATTTGTCAAAACATTACTCCTACATAATAATGTCTACTAGCTTCTATTACAGACATAACGAGTCTCTGTGACAGaccagaggagaacagaagagggtTGAAATATCTGAATTCTGCACTTGTGACAAGAGCTAGAGGAGCTCTGTCAAAAAGAGCAAAATAAAAGTTTTGTTTCATGTGTTGCCTGTGTTTGTTGGTGTCATACAATGGAGTATAAACTCAAACACCACAAAGGTGTTTCAAATTAACATCAAAGTGCAGATTTTCTGAAACGAATCGAAGATTATTTTGTTCAGGATTAATTAACTCTGTCACCTCATCCCATGAGAAGAAAAGTGCCCATTTgcaagagagtgcaagagagagagagagtaagagccaACAtgaacctctctgtctctctctctctctctctctctctctctctctctctctctctctctctctctctctctctctctctctctctctctctctctccacaactgTAGATTTATGACACCACTGTTCCACTATGAGAATTGTTTAGTTTGAATGTCACAGAAAAAAGAGGATTCAAGTGTATAGTGTCTTATTGCCAGTCATAAAGTGTCTAGACTGcagcagccaaccagccaaccccCTCTCCTGTGTTTCCCGACACCCCCGCCTGTCTCCCAGAGATGGACATTTGTTGTTATAAGGCATATAGAGTCCTCTCTCTTTGTGTCACAAATAAACAGAAGGGCATGTTCCTCTCCaagcactcttctcctctctggccAGCCAAGGCCATTAGTATAACTGCAAAGTCCCCTATATACGCAGTCAAGCTTAGGTGCCATCAGAAATGGCCAGGGTCTCAACACAAATTAACGGAAATATTCCTGATTGATTGCTTGTGTATGAACATGCTATGTGTCCAATGAGGAATAATTTCAGACGCAAGAGTGTGCTTATCCATCGCGCACTATATAAGCACGAACACAATACCAGTCTTATACTTTCATAAGTGGTCAAAACTGAGTCAGAATGCAGTGCAGACTCCATTTGCAGAAAAACAATAATTCATAAGCTCTAttgataaactctctctctctctttgagtaCTTGATCCAAAGTCACAAAATGGCCGCTCTCAGCCAGAAAAATATGGCTCCTTGCCGGGGATGGGCGGCTATTGTAAACAGCTTACTTTTTTGGAGTGTGTGACAAAGGCCCTTCCATTACTTTCAGTCCCAtcaatctagtgtgtgtgtgtgtgtgtgtgtgtgtgtgtgtgtgtgtgtgtgtgtgtgtttgagaattgGGCAAGTGTTGTAGGGCCTGGGGGTGTAAGCGCTGGAGGAGGTTGGTCTATCTTCTTTTGAGGCAAAGCAATAAATTCTTTCTCACTCCTCAAGCACTGACCAGActcaggagggggtggggtggtgcaACAGGAGGATTAAAATTCTCTGACAACATCTCAGGGTTCAGGGGTGTGAAATTCACCAAAACCATGTTTGGTTTGTCCACCCACCTCCATGAAGACCCCCAAAGCTCCATGCATATTCTAGAGCCATGTTACACCCAGATTGCAGTGTTTTGTTCTCATAAAAACCACCAGAGAATACATTTGAATTTGAGAATAAAAATATGTTTTGCAAACTAAGGCAGCTAGTGTGTGCTCATTGTAGAGTAATGCTTAAAGGTGGATTTGAAAAAAGCTGTCCAACCTTTTGGCTCTGGAAAAGATGCATGGTCATGGTGTCCAAAACAGGAGAAGACTGAATGAAGATTCTGAGTAGAGCATGTGAACATGTAATCCACACCCTGGATCAAAAAAGAACAGAACGACAGACTTCAAAACAAGGCACATCCTTTTTGACTAAAGTAGAGCTTGTGCAATAGGCTACACAGACAGTATTTCAGGAAtgcagagtatgttttttttcacaaaaaaataaagaaaaaaatgatgcaaggtgcgcccccttttctttgattctatgTTTTTTTTAGACCATATTTTATGTGATTAACTACAATCAAATAAAAATACACAGGGTAGCTGACATGAATCTTCACCTATTCAATGGACTGCACACTCTTATCCCTTGATGTAtttacacatttaaaaaataaacatatatTTCATTCATTCGTGTTATGAGCTGTGCATTCATGATACAGGCTATATTTGAGAAACTCATACAGTGTGTGAAACTATACTTATCTAGGCTACCGAAGAAACACCACCAGATATTTACAGTATGAGCCAGCCCATTCACCAAACAATGCGGCAAACCTGTTTGTGCCGGTATAGGCTAAATCTGAATATCAATAGCCAAATGGGTGAACCATACTGAAAGACCCCTTGTAATATTGGTCGTCTCCGGTGTGATTCTGGTTCTGCTGATTTATTCTTATAAATACACACAGATAAACTCTTATGGTATTTAAACTCTTTATGTTATACTAACTACAGTCTAAAGTCTTATTTGGGCGACATAACTAGCCTACTTAATGAGAAATTGTGcttatttgttttgttgttccCTCACACACCGAAACCATGCGTCAGGGGCTTCCAGTGCTTCGTCATGTGAATGGCACGGAGTAGGCTAAAGATTAGTTAAGAGTTTAAGTTTAGTCAAATTGATTAAACTTGAAACCATTTTGGACATTTCCATTGACTGAGGTGTTCAGATGTTCAGGGTCCAAATGGAATAATGTGTCTTTAATTAGGCACAAAAACTTTCAGATAAATTGCGCATTTAATCAAATAAAAAAGATACACCAAGACTGCCCGGTCCAGCAGGTAGCCTACAAGCTTTTAACATTTTATTGGATGACCTTGCAATTAAATAATCTACTTatcttttataataataataataataattattattattattattatttactaatGTACTGACCTACATCCAGCCCTACACCATGTTATTTTGTTGTTATGTAAGAATCATATCTATCTACTTCGTCGCCTTCTTCCCTGAACTCTCCctcccctttcttcctttctccctccctctcgttgcCCGGCCCATGCATCTCCCTCCCCCTTTGCTCTCGCTGCTTTTCTCATCAATGGAGCGCATTTGAATAATGTGTAAGCACTTGGACCAGAGCCAATCAGCTGTCAGAAGACCATGATAAATCGCATTGcattattgataataataattactttGACATGCGCATTTCTACTTGAGGGGCAAATTTCCAGCCCGAAGAATTTGTAAAGGCGAGGAGTAAATAGTGTCAGTATTTGCTCCCCGATGGTTGGACCATGTCGAGGCGCAAGCAATCCAAGCCACAGCACATCAATTCCGACGAGCCCGGTTCGACTGAGAATGGTAAGCGTGCCTTGTTGGCTTACTGTAGGAAAATTACGAAACTTTCAAATCAAATTTTAATTCAAAAAGTTATTTATTTCTCTGGAATTTCTGAAAACTTTGTAGTTTACGCACACTCCTCGCACTTTGACCGTCGTGACCCTTGAAACTAGCCATGCGTTTTGGAGGAATATGAATGATGTTGAACGTGTTTATCAGCCTTTCTATGCGTTGAAACAAAAATTCAATAATCTTTTTACATAACGTGTGTGAGTTTCTAAGACAGTTTTGAGGACTACGTTTAGTTAattcaatatctttttttttttttaaatcaggttTGCATTTTATCCTCGCTATTTTCGAATGTTTTAAATGCGGCTTTTATCCAAAATCATTGTTGTGAATGTTTGTCTGCTACCTGTGGCTTATCAGGTGTTGGAAATGGCTTCTTTCATCGATATGGTGTTTTGATGTAGAAGGACGATGTAACTTTATGATATTGTTGCACTGTAAATTGATATGGTTTGGTCAATATTTTGTCGGCGTGTCCTGTATTGTTTGAGTCATACGCACTGTAGGCTCTTCGTTAACTTTAATGGGACATCTCACTCGGAAGTTTTACTCACTTTATTGATTGTTGTGTTGCCACCGTCTTATGTACAAGCGTATTTCTTAATTTGATGGAGCATGTCCTTGCTTGGTCAACGTCTACGTGTTGGTGGATTGGCTAGCCTCAAACAAAAGGTGTTCAACAGGTCGGCATGGAATGAGTTTCGGAGGCGAGCAATAAATCCCCGTAGTTAAAGCTGTTGCTGGCTGCTTGTGACCGTGCACATGGAGTAGTGTGGGGGTGCAGTTTTGGTGGGGGCGGGGATGGTTTGGCTTTACCGTAACTAAACTGTAGATCGCAGTGGTAACATCTATGGATAGGCTACATTAATGTCGCCAATTCACACTCAAGAGTCTGGTGTTGAGACGTGTCTGAAAACATGCGGTCACTCAAGTGAACATGAGCAAATGTGTATCAACGTATATTACAATTTGTGTTTCGCATTGACTGGAGAATAAAAACGTCCCTTACGTCACACACGCTTGTATTGTAGAGGTAAACCCAGTGCGCCCTCGTGTGGATATTGATTGCTGTGATCAAGACTGGACTAGATGCGTGAGTGAGGCAGACAAAATGCATGCATGAAGTCACAATCGGATCACAGAGAGAATATTCACAGTGCCACATTCACAGTAGTGAACTGATGGCCCCTGTAACCATTTAGCGACGGTTAGATAACCCAACGCGGATTATCTTAAATTTCCCAATTTTGGCTATTGATCAGATTTATTAACTTCTGAAACGCACAACGCCTCCCCATTGCAAAGACTTGTTGCTGAATGGCCAGTTCAACAGCAAAACATCTACATATGCGAGCTAACATGTACACTAAACACGTGCGCAAAGTTAACCACCAAATGAACGCGTGCCTTGTATTCGTTCATCCTGATTACTTTTAAATAGGCGACACATGCTTTATGCTTGAGAGGCTGCGTACATTCGGACGTGTACACACCCGACACCAACCTGATTCATTATAATTGGCATGTTTCTGGGTTTTAACTGCACATCCACCAAATCAATGAATGTATCCTGACGCGTCCTCGGCTGCATTGTTTAATTGTTTAAGGCCCCCTTCTCGACACATTTGTTCAGGGACAGGCGCTTGTACACATCTCAACTCTCAAAAGACCAATTAGTCCCACTAATTGCATACTTCAGTTGTAATGTTTTTGAGCTGTCTTTGTGCCACTGTATCCGTTTTCTTAATCTGTGTTGTATAATGAATTATACTTTAATGTGAATGTATACAGCAAGTTATCAAaccaaaagtgtttttttttcttcattgtgTTTTCTTTGTGCATTTCAGGGGCTATGGCAGATGAGCAGACAGAAGCAGAGGGGCTGGAGCTGAAGAGGTGTCGCATGGAGGAGACAAGGGTCTGTGACAAGTGCTGCGCTGAGTTCTTCGACGAGGAAGAGTTTCTTGAACACCAACAGAGTTGCACTAAGAGTCAAGAAGTGGTGATCATGAAAGATGGCGGAGGGGATGAAATCCCTTCTGAGTTCTCCCATGATCTCTCCAGCGACTTCCATAACGGTCACAGCGGTGACGGCGACGACTCCGCAGACCCCCACTCGACCTCCGGCGCGGAAGAAAGAGAGGACGAGGAGCAGGAGGCGAAATCGAGCGCTGACGAAGAGCTTTCAACACACGCACAACAAGCCGAGATGTCGTCGAGCTCTGACGTCAGCTACCTTCCATCCTCCAAACACCACCACCAGGACTCCAACAATGTCACTTTAGAATCCATGTCGGCCACCAAAGTCGCCGTGACCCAACATTCGTCATCCAGTAGCAACTCGTCCTCCTCCCTGGTTAGCTCCAAGTCTCccccatcatcgtcatcatcatcgtcatcatcccaGGACATGGTCGCCGCCGCTGCCCAGGCCCTCCCCATGATCCTGGAACAGCTGGTGAAcctccaacagcagcagctgcagcagatcCAGCTGACGGAGCAGATCCGGATACAGGTAGCCATGATGGCTCCTCAGGCCCTGGGCGCTGCTGCAGGGAAGGCTCTGGACCCCCTGAAGGCCTTGGGTGCTCATCTCTCCCAGCAGCTTTCTGCCGCCGCGGCCCTCATTGGCAAACGCAACGGCACTCAGAGTTTGTCGTTGGAGGTGCTGAAACAGGGCAAACTACCTCAGACCAAcggtctgcctgcctccctcacgCCGGGGGTGGGCTCGCTGGCTGGCAAAAACAACATTTTGAAAGGTCTCCCAGACCTGGCTAGCCAGATGACTAGTTTACTGCCCCAGTCTCCTGGAGGTCTGGGATTCCCCGGGCCGTTCAACGCACTTGCAGCAGTGGGACTTGACTCTTCTAAGAAGGCCAGCGGCAAGGTCACCGGTTTGTCATCTTCAGAGCTTAAGACTGAGACTGCAGAGCCTTCGTTTAGGCACAAATGCAAGTTCTGTGGGAAGATCTTTGGAAACGACAGcgcactccagattcacttgcgcTCACACACGGGAGAGAGGCCTTTCAAGTGTAACATCTGTGGCAACCGATTCACCACCAAGGGCAACCTGAAGGTCCATTTCCAGAGGCACAAGGACAAGTATCCCCACATCAAAATGAACCCCCACCCTGTGCCAGAACATTTAGATAATGTTCCCACTAGCAGCGGCATTCCTTACGGCATGTCTGTGCCCATGGAGGAGTCCAACTTTGTGGATGCCAAACCAGCTCTGGGCATGTCCTCCTCAGGCTTCCCCTCCTCTGTCTTACCAGGGTATAAACCCTTTTTGAGTAACGACCCCTTCTCACAGCGGCCCTCTTCCTCTGGCAGCGATGGCACCTCAATCACCCCGAGCAACATCTTTCAGCAAGACCATAGCATGGAGCAGGGTCACGAGTCCTCAGACAGCCTGGTCGGCCTGCAGCAGCACGTGAATGGGAAgatgctgggtggtggtggtggtggtggtggtggtggcggcgccgACGGCGGCCTCGGAATGACCAAGCTCCAGCAGATGGTGGAAGGGCTGGAGAAGCGCACCAACGACCCCAACGAGTGCGTCATCTGCCACCGCATCCTGAGCTGCCAGAGCTCCCTCAAAATGCACTACCGCACGCACACGGGCGAGCGGCCCTACAAGTGCAAGATCTGCAGCCGGGCCTTCTCCTCCAAGGGCAACCTGAAGGCCCACTACAGCGTGCACCGTTCCAACACGCCGCTCAAGATGCAGCACTCCTGCCCCATCTGCCAGAAGAAGTTCACCAACGCAGTGGTGCTGCAGCAGCACATCCGCATGCACATGGGAGGCCAGATCCCCAACACGCCCGTACCCCAGTCCGCGCAGTTCGACGGCGCCGAGCCCATGGACTCCAGCCTGACTGAAGACAAATCTCTAATGGACACAAGTGGTAACAATCTGGAGGAGAGCCTCGAGGAGCCCCACCATTCAGACATGGAGCCCCAGGAGAAGGCAGAAGATGCATTGCCAGAACCTTCCATGGCCCACCACCACGGTGCGCCGTCTGACATTCCAAGAGATGGACCGGCGCAGATGTTCAGTGGCATTGCGGCGTTGGAGAACCACATGAAGAGCCTGACTGCCGCGCTCAACCTGCAGCGGCAAAGCAGCACGGCGTCGGACAGCGACTGCGGCGGCCTGAAGGACTCCCCGTCCACCAGCGCGGCCTTGGCGGAGCGggactacaaaaatggccgcAGCCCAGCCATGTCCGACTCCGTCTCCTTCCACTCCTCGTCGCCGGTCGACAGCCAGCTGGGAAGCAGCCAGTCCAAGTCCCCGGAGACCACTTCAGTGGACGCAGCCGCAATGGCCAAGAATGACTCGGAGGGTGGGCAGCAGGACCCCAGTGACGGCGCATTGGACCTCACAT
This Engraulis encrasicolus isolate BLACKSEA-1 chromosome 10, IST_EnEncr_1.0, whole genome shotgun sequence DNA region includes the following protein-coding sequences:
- the sall4 gene encoding sal-like protein 4, with translation MSRRKQSKPQHINSDEPGSTENGAMADEQTEAEGLELKRCRMEETRVCDKCCAEFFDEEEFLEHQQSCTKSQEVVIMKDGGGDEIPSEFSHDLSSDFHNGHSGDGDDSADPHSTSGAEEREDEEQEAKSSADEELSTHAQQAEMSSSSDVSYLPSSKHHHQDSNNVTLESMSATKVAVTQHSSSSSNSSSSLVSSKSPPSSSSSSSSSQDMVAAAAQALPMILEQLVNLQQQQLQQIQLTEQIRIQVAMMAPQALGAAAGKALDPLKALGAHLSQQLSAAAALIGKRNGTQSLSLEVLKQGKLPQTNGLPASLTPGVGSLAGKNNILKGLPDLASQMTSLLPQSPGGLGFPGPFNALAAVGLDSSKKASGKVTGLSSSELKTETAEPSFRHKCKFCGKIFGNDSALQIHLRSHTGERPFKCNICGNRFTTKGNLKVHFQRHKDKYPHIKMNPHPVPEHLDNVPTSSGIPYGMSVPMEESNFVDAKPALGMSSSGFPSSVLPGYKPFLSNDPFSQRPSSSGSDGTSITPSNIFQQDHSMEQGHESSDSLVGLQQHVNGKMLGGGGGGGGGGGADGGLGMTKLQQMVEGLEKRTNDPNECVICHRILSCQSSLKMHYRTHTGERPYKCKICSRAFSSKGNLKAHYSVHRSNTPLKMQHSCPICQKKFTNAVVLQQHIRMHMGGQIPNTPVPQSAQFDGAEPMDSSLTEDKSLMDTSGNNLEESLEEPHHSDMEPQEKAEDALPEPSMAHHHGAPSDIPRDGPAQMFSGIAALENHMKSLTAALNLQRQSSTASDSDCGGLKDSPSTSAALAERDYKNGRSPAMSDSVSFHSSSPVDSQLGSSQSKSPETTSVDAAAMAKNDSEGGQQDPSDGALDLTSSGFMPRAIKEEPGLPYSNGEYGAASMPYMRVPPSLVKLEMQIPPETPMGAHGLYQSAGIPSAPSLSSANRRSSKQHLCNTCGKNFSSASALQIHDRTHTGEKPFACTICGRAFTTKGNLKVHVGTHMWNNTARRGQRLSLDNPMALMAMGSEAKMMPDMIPPPKDMVPPPPPMSFDASVWNKYAAAFSNGLTMKTNEISVIQNGGIPLPGTLAGGPLMASPGSMMKMDGSQTGLPASVAEMENNGSDTMAKAQFPRFMEEGKIAVN